GATGAGCAGCACGAAGAATATGATGGGCTTGATAACGCGGTTGTCGATCAGGGAAACGCAAAACGCACCCAGGAAAGCGCCCCCGAAGGCTAGCAGGGCCACCAGGGAAAGCAGTCGCCAGTCGAGCCGTACCTGCCGGGAATAGCGCCATGCGGCAAAGGCGGTGCCGGAGATGGAGGGAATCTTGGTGGTGCCTAGCAGCGTGGCCACCGGGTATTGCGGCAGGATGATCATGATGGCCGGGGTCTGGAGCAATCCCCCTCCCCCAACGATCGCATCAATAAATCCCGCGAAAAACGACACCAGGCATAATAAAACCGTTTCCACCAACATGGCTGCGAAATTATAAAAAAAGCGCCTGCGGCATGTGCTGCAGGCGCTTTTTTATGTAAAACAGAAGCCTATTTCTCGGGAACCAGCGCCGCCTTAAAGTAGTTGGCGTTAGAAAGGTACGTATCAGCAGCGGCTTTCACGCTCGCTTCCGTTACCTGTTTGAGGCGCTCTTCGGTGTTCAGGACGGAAGTAGGATCTTCGCCATTCTTGAACTTGCCGGAGAGGTAGCTCAGCCAGAAGTTGTTTTCGCGCATATTCAGTTCCAGCGAACGGCGGTATTCCGCCTTGAACTTGGTGATATCGTCTGCCGTAGCACCGGTCTTCTTGATCTTTTCGATCTCGTCGAGCACGGCGTTCACCAGTTTGTCTACATTCGCGGGAGCGCAGCTGAAAGAAACCGACAGGCTGTAATTGCCGTAAGGATATTTCTCGAAGCCGACCCCAACGTTCGGGCTGTATACGCCGCCTTCCTTTTCGCGGAGGCGCTCCAGCACCTTGAACTCCAGGATATCGCTCAGGGCGCTCAGCTGGATATTGTTCTCAGGGGCGTAGTTATAGCTGTTGTAGAAGAACATTTTCACGGAAGCCTTGTCTTCAATCCCTTTCTTCACGATCCGCTCGTTCTTGCCGCTACGCGGGCGAACGCCGCGGTCTACAAACTTCTCCGCTTTGTTGTTGGCCGGAAGGCCGCCGAGGTAGGTTTCCAGCAACGGTGTGATGGCAGCCACGTCGAAGTTGCCCACGAAAACGAAAGTCTGCCCGCTGGCGTCAGCGAAACGGTTTTTATAGAATTCGAAAGAACGGTCGAGGCTGATGTTGTTCAGTTCGGCCATGGTGGGCTTCTTCTCGCGCAGGTGATTGGAAGTCAGCACTGCGGTCACCGTATCATTGAATACGTTTTCCGGGCTGTCGTCCGCATTTTGCAGGTAGATGCCATATTCCTCGATGTTCTTTTTGAACACCACCGGATCTTTCCGGGGATTGGTGGCATATGCGTACACCAGTTGCAGCGCGGTTTCCAGGTCTTTCGGGGAAGCGCTGCCGCCGAAGCCCTGGTACAGTTCGTTCAAATAGGAAGACGCGCTGGCGGTAGTACCTGCCAGGAGCCTGC
Above is a genomic segment from Chitinophaga pollutisoli containing:
- a CDS encoding insulinase family protein, with amino-acid sequence MAEFERAAQFGFTASELEVVKKQSEAANEKANREKDKIASNIFVQAYLKNFMYGAPIVSPDFRYDITKKFLNEITVEEVNATVKKMLGKENLSIVVQAPEKEKASLPTTDQLLAAIRDAGKGLKPYEDNKVNKPLLDKKPLAGKVTNTEKIESIGVTKLTLSNGVVIYLKPTDFKNDQILFTSYAQGGVSLAEDKDFMAVNYAGNIPGDGIGDFDNPSLRRLLAGTTASASSYLNELYQGFGGSASPKDLETALQLVYAYATNPRKDPVVFKKNIEEYGIYLQNADDSPENVFNDTVTAVLTSNHLREKKPTMAELNNISLDRSFEFYKNRFADASGQTFVFVGNFDVAAITPLLETYLGGLPANNKAEKFVDRGVRPRSGKNERIVKKGIEDKASVKMFFYNSYNYAPENNIQLSALSDILEFKVLERLREKEGGVYSPNVGVGFEKYPYGNYSLSVSFSCAPANVDKLVNAVLDEIEKIKKTGATADDITKFKAEYRRSLELNMRENNFWLSYLSGKFKNGEDPTSVLNTEERLKQVTEASVKAAADTYLSNANYFKAALVPEK